In one Halorubrum sp. CBA1229 genomic region, the following are encoded:
- a CDS encoding Gfo/Idh/MocA family oxidoreductase, producing MTHANDVAVGIVGLGGIGTHHATKLSERGANLVGGMDIDADARRRFHEEFGVHAYESEADLYEECDAVLITTPNRFHEEYATSALEAGLDVLLEKPLAHTVESAERIAAAAREAEGFCMVGFNNRFAEPVQVIKGYQNEGRFGETTHVEANYVRRRGVPGRGSWFTSNEVAGGGALIDIGVHAIDLALYFLDHPEVVEVSGQTRSEFGNRDDYSFVHMWGDDNGADGFDVEDSASAFIRDENGNTVSLEVAWATNRPTNDEFVIRGTEAGATFDRGSDELTIHEARSFDDDQHHFSDAEVETREGDSHAAEQSTFLEAVAAGEAPAINTVDEALSVQRVIDAIYRSSERGEAVRLD from the coding sequence ATGACTCACGCGAACGACGTCGCCGTCGGCATCGTCGGGCTCGGCGGCATCGGCACCCACCACGCGACGAAGCTGAGCGAACGCGGCGCGAACCTCGTCGGCGGCATGGACATCGACGCCGACGCTCGACGGCGGTTCCACGAGGAGTTCGGCGTCCACGCCTACGAGAGCGAGGCGGACCTCTACGAGGAGTGCGACGCGGTCCTGATCACGACGCCGAACCGGTTCCACGAGGAGTACGCGACCTCGGCGCTCGAGGCCGGCCTCGACGTGCTCCTGGAGAAGCCGCTCGCGCACACCGTCGAGAGCGCGGAGCGTATCGCCGCGGCCGCCCGCGAGGCCGAGGGGTTCTGTATGGTCGGGTTCAACAACCGGTTCGCGGAGCCGGTGCAGGTGATCAAGGGGTACCAGAACGAGGGGCGGTTCGGCGAGACGACCCACGTCGAGGCGAACTACGTCCGGCGCCGCGGGGTCCCCGGCCGCGGCTCGTGGTTCACCTCGAACGAGGTCGCCGGCGGCGGCGCGCTCATCGATATCGGCGTCCACGCCATCGACCTGGCGCTGTACTTCCTCGACCACCCGGAGGTCGTCGAGGTGTCGGGCCAGACCCGCTCCGAGTTCGGGAACCGCGACGACTACTCGTTCGTCCACATGTGGGGCGACGACAACGGCGCCGACGGGTTCGACGTGGAGGACTCCGCGTCGGCGTTCATTCGCGACGAAAACGGCAACACGGTGTCGCTGGAGGTCGCGTGGGCGACGAACCGCCCGACGAACGACGAGTTCGTGATCCGGGGGACCGAGGCGGGCGCGACGTTCGATCGCGGCAGCGACGAGCTCACGATCCACGAGGCGAGATCCTTCGACGACGACCAGCACCACTTCTCCGACGCCGAGGTCGAGACCCGCGAGGGCGACAGCCACGCCGCCGAGCAATCGACCTTCCTCGAAGCGGTCGCGGCGGGCGAGGCGCCCGCGATCAACACGGTCGACGAGGCGCTCTCCGTCCAGCGCGTCATCGACGCGATCTACCGGTCCTCGGAGCGCGGCGAGGCCGTCAGGCTGGACTGA
- a CDS encoding thiamine pyrophosphate-binding protein, whose product MVTDESPSGDDPSSGDEPSTGTEPGAGEAPTVAEAVVDRMLARGIDVAFGIPGKQTLPLNQALADRDAGFVVARHETAVTHQAWGYAETSEPGAMAATVVVPGPGDMNAMNGLKNALNDCVPLLHLAVETEREVRGGDGIHETPPETYDTVVKENVLVDSPAGAVPAVADAIRVAREHPQGPVRVGIPKDVLASRTPQPSVGERSPSAPPAPPDDAVDRAAERLVDADVPVIIAGGGVRRAGASDALRSVAAALDAPVVTTYKGKGVFPETHPLSAGVLCGGSSTALRELLAAADIGLVVGSDLDAVATASWSVSMPDRLVHVTLDGDDVGFGYETELGIVADADRFLRALDDRLDGGDPASPALRGADRAEAVRSADEERFAALASDRDSADPLRSVEVLREVREALPEETVVTADAGGFRLWTLVSFAAAGPRSYVNPGSWATMGTGLPSAIGAKLANPGRDVVALTGDGGLMMCVHELHTLAAEGIDVTVVALNNDDYAIISEEASRSYGFSEGAYGWADAGLDLVRVASGMGVPAERVTDRDAVGDAVDAARRRDGPALVEVVTDPGEPQASEWMTRDR is encoded by the coding sequence ATGGTCACCGACGAGTCCCCGTCCGGCGACGATCCATCGTCCGGCGACGAGCCCTCGACCGGTACGGAGCCGGGCGCGGGCGAGGCGCCGACCGTCGCCGAGGCGGTCGTCGACCGCATGCTCGCCCGCGGGATCGACGTCGCCTTCGGGATCCCCGGGAAGCAGACGCTCCCGCTCAACCAGGCGCTCGCGGACCGGGACGCGGGGTTCGTCGTCGCGCGTCACGAGACGGCGGTCACCCACCAGGCGTGGGGGTACGCCGAGACGAGCGAGCCCGGGGCGATGGCGGCCACGGTGGTCGTCCCCGGGCCGGGAGATATGAACGCGATGAACGGGCTGAAGAACGCCCTGAACGACTGCGTCCCCCTCCTCCACCTCGCCGTCGAGACCGAACGGGAGGTCCGCGGCGGCGACGGGATCCACGAGACGCCGCCAGAGACGTACGACACGGTCGTCAAGGAGAACGTCCTCGTCGACTCACCCGCGGGCGCGGTTCCCGCGGTCGCCGACGCGATCCGCGTCGCCCGCGAGCATCCGCAAGGCCCGGTCCGCGTCGGGATCCCGAAGGACGTCCTCGCGAGCCGGACGCCCCAGCCGTCGGTCGGCGAGCGCTCGCCGAGCGCGCCGCCGGCGCCCCCCGACGACGCCGTCGACCGCGCCGCGGAACGCCTCGTCGACGCCGACGTCCCGGTAATCATCGCGGGCGGAGGCGTGCGACGCGCCGGCGCGAGCGACGCGCTCCGATCGGTCGCGGCGGCGCTCGACGCCCCGGTCGTGACCACGTATAAAGGAAAGGGGGTGTTCCCGGAGACGCACCCGCTCTCCGCCGGGGTCCTCTGCGGGGGGTCGAGCACGGCGCTCCGGGAGCTGCTCGCCGCAGCCGACATCGGGCTCGTCGTCGGATCCGACCTCGACGCGGTCGCGACCGCCTCGTGGTCCGTGTCGATGCCGGACCGGCTCGTCCACGTCACCCTCGACGGCGACGACGTTGGATTCGGCTACGAGACCGAGCTCGGGATCGTCGCCGACGCGGACCGGTTCCTCCGGGCGCTCGATGACCGGCTCGACGGGGGAGATCCGGCATCACCGGCACTCCGAGGCGCCGACCGCGCCGAGGCGGTCAGATCCGCCGACGAGGAGCGGTTCGCGGCGCTCGCGAGCGACCGCGATTCCGCCGACCCACTCCGATCCGTCGAAGTCCTCCGCGAGGTTCGCGAGGCGCTTCCCGAGGAGACGGTCGTCACGGCCGACGCCGGCGGCTTCCGGCTCTGGACGCTCGTCTCCTTCGCGGCGGCGGGCCCCCGCTCGTACGTCAACCCCGGCTCGTGGGCGACGATGGGGACCGGCCTGCCGTCGGCGATCGGCGCGAAGCTCGCGAACCCCGGCCGCGACGTGGTCGCGCTCACCGGCGACGGCGGGCTCATGATGTGCGTCCACGAGCTGCACACGCTCGCCGCGGAGGGGATCGACGTCACGGTCGTCGCGCTCAACAACGACGACTACGCGATCATCAGCGAGGAGGCGTCGCGGTCGTACGGCTTCTCCGAGGGCGCGTACGGCTGGGCGGACGCGGGGCTCGACCTCGTGCGCGTCGCGTCCGGGATGGGCGTCCCCGCGGAGCGCGTGACCGACCGAGACGCGGTCGGCGACGCGGTGGACGCCGCCCGGCGCCGCGACGGGCCCGCGCTCGTCGAGGTCGTCACGGACCCAGGGGAACCGCAGGCGAGCGAGTGGATGACGCGGGATCGGTGA
- a CDS encoding sugar phosphate isomerase/epimerase, which produces MVEIAVQLYSLRSLDAPLPDLLDRVGEAGYDGVEFAYRARESPVGDVLAALDRNGLDAASAHVPIEALEDVPAEWLEGEFEETLDLYDRLGVDTLVVPWLDPEHFESAAAIDAAAARLDDLASALDAEGIRFAYHNHDQEFATLDGAPAFERLIDRTHGSVGFEVDVGWALAGGADPAALIDDHADRITHVHAADVDVARGESVGLGDGDVDLDAVVASARNADAEWLVYEHDDPSDPIASIEQGADALRRALR; this is translated from the coding sequence ATGGTCGAGATCGCGGTTCAGTTGTACTCGCTTCGATCGCTCGACGCGCCGCTTCCGGACCTTCTCGACCGCGTGGGGGAGGCCGGCTACGACGGGGTCGAGTTCGCCTATCGGGCGCGCGAGTCGCCGGTCGGGGACGTGCTCGCCGCCCTCGATCGGAACGGGCTCGACGCCGCGTCCGCGCACGTCCCGATCGAGGCGTTGGAGGACGTTCCGGCCGAGTGGCTGGAAGGGGAGTTCGAAGAGACGCTCGACCTGTACGATCGACTCGGCGTCGACACCCTCGTCGTCCCCTGGCTCGACCCGGAGCACTTCGAGAGCGCCGCCGCGATCGACGCGGCCGCGGCGCGGCTAGACGACCTCGCGTCCGCGCTCGACGCCGAGGGGATCCGGTTCGCGTACCACAACCACGATCAGGAGTTCGCGACTCTCGACGGCGCTCCCGCGTTCGAACGGCTGATCGACCGAACCCACGGTTCCGTCGGCTTCGAGGTCGACGTCGGCTGGGCACTCGCCGGCGGTGCGGACCCCGCAGCGCTGATCGACGACCACGCCGACCGGATCACGCACGTTCACGCCGCGGACGTCGACGTCGCCCGCGGCGAATCGGTCGGGCTCGGCGACGGCGACGTGGACCTCGACGCGGTCGTCGCGAGCGCGCGGAACGCCGACGCGGAGTGGCTCGTCTACGAGCACGACGACCCCTCGGACCCGATCGCGTCGATCGAGCAGGGGGCTGACGCGCTCCGAAGGGCGCTGCGCTGA
- a CDS encoding adenylate kinase: protein MAVTLVSGVTGVGLSSVCQAVRRGLGEEYRLINFGDVMLEQAATSGITTERKELGELSQTQTRRLQRRAGEFVAEEAETADILLSTHLAVETSAGYIQGLPVEVLHDVSPTAFVLVEAEPETILERRRESDRETRAATERKISFEQDLNRSAALQYARDQNAPVRFIENEGDIQEAAERMAETL, encoded by the coding sequence ATGGCGGTCACGCTGGTGTCGGGAGTCACCGGTGTCGGGCTCTCCAGCGTCTGTCAGGCGGTTCGGCGCGGACTCGGAGAGGAGTACAGGCTGATTAACTTCGGAGACGTGATGCTCGAACAGGCCGCGACGAGCGGGATCACGACCGAACGGAAAGAACTCGGTGAGCTCTCTCAAACGCAGACGCGCCGCCTCCAGCGTCGCGCGGGGGAGTTCGTCGCCGAAGAGGCGGAAACCGCGGACATTCTCCTCTCGACGCACCTGGCGGTCGAAACGTCGGCCGGGTACATCCAGGGGCTGCCAGTCGAAGTGCTCCACGACGTTTCGCCGACCGCGTTCGTCCTCGTGGAGGCGGAGCCGGAGACGATTCTCGAACGCCGACGGGAAAGCGACCGCGAAACGCGGGCGGCCACCGAGCGCAAGATCTCCTTCGAGCAGGACCTCAACCGGTCCGCCGCGCTCCAGTACGCGCGCGACCAGAACGCGCCCGTTCGGTTCATCGAAAACGAGGGCGATATCCAAGAGGCCGCCGAGCGCATGGCCGAGACGTTGTGA